From a single Labilibaculum sp. DW002 genomic region:
- a CDS encoding ATP-binding protein produces the protein MKNKLPKYFLAIFSLVFFLLAFSADFYFRSNDRLLKVANHTQQVFEKKEKLLHKDLGELKSAIADKNGVLRKYQNFTEFEKDLKKDGFVLIAYQQDSLIFWSDNSFLLPEKRDLDEDQSLVVKLQDGYYYKQKQQLDSVDLYGFLLLKKTYPFQNKFLKNHFGPDLQIPHKIDISLNPEKGLQVSNVSGDYLFSLYHSQGNFGERTGQNGIGILYFLAILSGLLFISLLLRKIKDPKLGFIGFFVWGLSLLLCRYFMLLWGVPEVFSNLEIFSPVLFASSFFFPSLGDFVLNALFLFVFVYTYSRFLLKNDFFKPNNSARIIIWLVIHLIFLYSLYYAITIQFESLVLDSSFSLQMFVFQDEGGFVFVGFLVLVFLFYSLGQIANVIAVVSKNEWNLKKYLAIVLPISIIFSALIYFLNPIKIDFVVSLFPVLLVFVLGLINYQKESGGRYSLYVILLLGVSVFVTNRINYHSGEKEKQDRQVAAMNLSTEYEPTSESFLMDIQKRIDQDSILSFMCKRPFKHELEIQNYIQNKYFKGFWEQYHLQVTICNQYDDLTIEPDDQVRNCFEFFEEMIAKNGEPIPNSDFYYLNEFDGMVSYLGVITKPTIRFGKINIYLRLDSKVGDEGLGYPDLLLDEKIDLRPLSNDYSYGKYQDGKLITSSGKFNYFMSSAGFGESTKELFWKQVDDYDHLIYKFDNNAVVVSCPSISWYDRVVTIPYIFVVFYFFGFLIWSFEKIRLHHRFNLSFKYRIQYSIIGLLMLFFVLLGGGTVYYNINQAKDTNNRNLQEKLELVKREVVGDLLQNKGKISEEELTDRLRQLSNLIFADIHLYDLSGSLLSSSRPEIFDEKLQERKMNFAAYYQLYFKERTHFIHKERIGRMSYLSAYESIVDDNNKTIAYVNLPYFLKSQELEKEMFNLVLAGVNLHVLMILLAIFLSVIISNKITYPLRLIQNRIKATRYGSYGEQIEYAKNDEIGSLVKDYNQMLIELEDSAKRLARSERESAWREMAKQIAHEIKNPLTPMKLSIQFLQKRYEEKTPNWETHFNRVSKTLIEQINALSSIATAFSNFAKMPLAKNEDLNLVEILQHVINLFKNDDFDLKLDLNKIEEANVFVDREQFVRVFVNLINNAIQSIPEGNDGQIVMELEERTSDYQVSVIDNGSGINDEIRGKLFSPNFTTKSSGMGLGLSIVKNIIENAKGSIFVESEQGVGSCFIVRIPKK, from the coding sequence ATGAAAAATAAATTGCCCAAATATTTTCTAGCGATTTTCTCGTTAGTATTTTTTCTGTTGGCTTTTTCTGCCGATTTTTATTTTAGAAGTAATGATCGCTTATTGAAAGTGGCAAATCATACGCAGCAAGTATTTGAGAAAAAGGAAAAGCTACTTCATAAAGATCTTGGGGAGTTAAAGAGTGCTATTGCAGATAAAAATGGTGTTCTTCGTAAGTATCAGAATTTCACAGAGTTCGAAAAAGATCTTAAAAAGGATGGATTTGTTCTGATTGCATACCAGCAAGATAGTTTGATTTTTTGGAGTGATAATTCTTTTTTATTGCCAGAGAAAAGAGACTTGGATGAGGACCAGTCTTTGGTTGTTAAATTGCAGGATGGTTATTACTACAAACAAAAGCAACAATTAGATTCTGTTGATTTGTATGGATTTTTATTGCTAAAAAAAACCTATCCTTTTCAGAATAAATTTCTAAAAAATCATTTTGGCCCTGATCTTCAAATACCACATAAAATTGACATTTCTTTAAATCCTGAAAAAGGTTTACAGGTGAGTAATGTTAGTGGCGATTATTTGTTTTCATTATACCATTCGCAAGGTAATTTTGGAGAGCGAACAGGACAAAATGGTATTGGAATTCTTTACTTCTTGGCCATTTTATCGGGACTACTTTTTATAAGCCTTTTGTTACGCAAGATAAAAGATCCTAAATTAGGCTTTATAGGTTTTTTTGTATGGGGCTTAAGTTTGCTCTTGTGCAGGTATTTTATGTTGTTGTGGGGAGTTCCAGAGGTCTTCTCAAATTTGGAAATTTTTTCTCCAGTTCTGTTTGCGAGCTCTTTCTTTTTTCCTTCGCTTGGTGATTTTGTTTTAAATGCACTTTTCTTATTTGTGTTTGTTTACACTTATTCCAGATTTTTACTGAAAAATGATTTCTTTAAGCCTAATAACTCAGCAAGAATAATAATTTGGTTAGTCATACATCTAATCTTTCTTTATAGCCTTTATTATGCTATTACCATTCAATTTGAAAGTTTAGTGCTCGATTCTAGTTTTAGCTTGCAAATGTTTGTTTTTCAAGATGAAGGTGGTTTCGTTTTTGTAGGTTTTTTAGTTTTAGTATTTCTATTTTATTCTTTAGGTCAAATCGCTAATGTAATAGCTGTAGTCTCTAAGAATGAATGGAATTTAAAAAAATATTTAGCGATTGTTCTTCCCATTTCAATCATTTTTAGTGCACTCATCTATTTCTTAAATCCAATCAAAATAGATTTTGTTGTTAGCCTATTTCCTGTTCTTTTGGTATTTGTTTTGGGCTTGATAAATTATCAGAAAGAATCTGGGGGAAGATATTCTTTGTATGTTATTCTCTTGTTAGGGGTTTCTGTATTTGTTACAAACCGAATTAATTATCATTCGGGAGAGAAAGAGAAGCAAGATCGACAAGTGGCAGCAATGAACCTTTCTACGGAATACGAGCCTACTTCCGAATCCTTTTTAATGGATATTCAAAAACGAATAGATCAAGACTCGATTCTTAGCTTCATGTGTAAAAGACCTTTTAAGCATGAGCTAGAGATTCAAAATTACATCCAAAATAAATATTTTAAAGGATTTTGGGAGCAGTATCATCTACAAGTTACAATTTGTAATCAGTATGATGACTTAACTATAGAGCCTGATGATCAAGTCAGAAACTGTTTTGAGTTTTTTGAAGAGATGATTGCAAAAAATGGAGAGCCAATTCCGAATAGTGATTTTTACTATTTAAATGAATTCGATGGAATGGTTTCTTATTTGGGGGTGATTACAAAACCGACCATTCGATTCGGTAAAATAAACATATATCTGCGTCTCGATTCTAAGGTTGGAGATGAAGGTTTAGGTTATCCTGATTTGTTGCTTGATGAAAAGATTGATTTACGTCCTTTGAGTAACGATTATTCTTATGGGAAGTATCAAGATGGAAAGTTAATTACCTCTTCGGGGAAATTTAACTATTTCATGAGTAGTGCAGGTTTTGGAGAAAGTACAAAGGAACTTTTTTGGAAACAAGTTGATGACTATGATCATTTGATTTACAAATTTGATAATAATGCCGTGGTGGTGAGTTGTCCATCGATATCATGGTATGATAGAGTGGTTACGATTCCGTATATTTTTGTTGTTTTTTACTTTTTTGGATTTTTGATTTGGTCATTTGAAAAAATAAGACTGCATCATCGGTTTAATTTGAGTTTTAAATACCGAATTCAATATTCTATTATTGGCTTGTTAATGCTCTTCTTTGTTTTGCTTGGTGGAGGAACGGTTTATTATAATATAAATCAGGCTAAGGATACCAATAATAGAAATTTGCAGGAGAAATTGGAGCTTGTTAAAAGAGAGGTTGTTGGTGATCTATTGCAGAATAAGGGCAAAATTTCAGAAGAAGAACTAACCGATCGATTAAGGCAATTATCCAATTTAATTTTCGCAGATATCCATCTATACGATCTTTCAGGTAGTTTATTATCTTCTTCTAGGCCTGAGATTTTTGACGAAAAACTGCAGGAGCGCAAAATGAATTTTGCTGCCTATTATCAGCTCTATTTTAAAGAACGAACTCATTTTATTCATAAAGAGAGAATAGGAAGAATGTCTTATTTGTCGGCTTACGAATCTATTGTTGATGATAATAACAAAACCATCGCTTACGTAAACTTACCTTATTTTCTAAAAAGTCAGGAACTGGAAAAAGAAATGTTTAATCTGGTTTTGGCAGGAGTTAATCTTCATGTCTTGATGATTTTACTGGCTATTTTTCTTTCCGTTATTATTTCAAATAAAATTACTTACCCGCTTCGATTGATTCAGAATCGTATAAAGGCTACACGCTATGGTTCGTATGGAGAGCAGATTGAATATGCTAAAAATGATGAAATTGGCAGTTTGGTTAAAGATTATAACCAAATGTTGATAGAGTTAGAAGACAGTGCGAAACGTTTGGCTCGTTCGGAAAGGGAATCGGCATGGAGGGAGATGGCAAAACAAATTGCACATGAAATAAAGAATCCTTTAACGCCAATGAAGTTGAGTATTCAGTTTTTGCAGAAACGTTACGAGGAAAAGACACCTAATTGGGAAACTCATTTTAATCGGGTAAGTAAAACTTTAATTGAACAAATAAATGCATTATCATCTATTGCAACAGCATTTTCTAATTTCGCAAAAATGCCATTGGCAAAGAATGAAGATTTAAATCTTGTGGAAATTCTTCAGCATGTTATTAATCTTTTCAAGAATGATGATTTTGATCTGAAACTGGATTTGAACAAGATAGAGGAAGCGAACGTTTTTGTTGATCGAGAACAGTTTGTTCGAGTTTTTGTAAACCTCATAAATAATGCAATACAGTCAATTCCTGAAGGAAACGATGGGCAGATTGTAATGGAACTAGAAGAAAGAACATCGGATTATCAGGTGAGTGTAATTGATAATGGTTCTGGGATAAATGATGAAATAAGAGGAAAATTATTTTCACCTAATTTCACAACAAAATCAAGTGGAATGGGACTTGGCTTGTCAATCGTGAAAAATATTATTGAAAATGCGAAGGGGAGTATTTTTGTAGAATCAGAGCAAGGCGTAGGTTCTTGTTTCATTGTAAGAATTCCTAAAAAATAG